Proteins encoded in a region of the Pelobates fuscus isolate aPelFus1 chromosome 11, aPelFus1.pri, whole genome shotgun sequence genome:
- the LOC134576773 gene encoding uncharacterized protein LOC134576773 codes for MTSPNKTVSFTTSCCNTDSCMPPAPIFPENEMIDNHSSMKPNLCPTCLATDTNLCVEKYAMPCKENYTQCARFSQTVGNVSTIIQGCATEIFCQNSKLLRFIEGTVTCTTATTNSTLPAHYFLYCSGNTVVNSQTVYSKPGGKLCSQYEDACVSESSWIKNDNEETIETVLRCGRSSECSRYGVISNPNKRIHFNTSCCYSDKCIVVTPTYNGYRHGHQVRPQLCQHLYAEMGRTLRMVWA; via the exons ATGACATCGCCCAACAAGACCGTTTCCTTCACCACATCGTGCTGTAACACAGATTCCTGCATGCCGCCTGCACCGATTTTCC CTGAAAATGAGATGATTGACAACCATTCCTCCATGAAACCGAATCTGTGCCCTACATGTTTAGCCACTGATACTAATTTGTGTGTAGAGAAATATGCCATGCCATGCAAAGAAAATTATACGCAATGTGCACGCTTTTCACAAACAGTAGGTAACG TGTCTACGATCATTCAGGGATGTGCCACGGAAATATTTTGTCAAAATAGTAAGCTTCTAAGATTTATTGAAGGTACAGTGACCTGCACCACAGCAACCACAAACAGCACTTTGCCAGCTC ATTATTTTCTATATTGCTCAGGAAATACTGTGGTGAACTCTCAGACAGTGTATTCAAAGCCTGGAGGCAAATTGTGCTCTCAATATGAGGATGCCTGTGTTTCAGAAAGCAGTTGGATAAAAAATG ATAACGAAGAAACTATAGAGACCGTTTTACGATGTGGAAGGTCCAGTGAGTGCAGCCGATATGGCGTCATCAGTAATCCAAATAAGAGAATCCATTTCAATACAAGCTGCTGTTACAGTGATAAATGCATTGTCGTTACACCAACAT ATAACGggtaccgccatgggcaccaggttcgcccccagttatgccaacacctatATGCGGAGATGGGAAGAACTCTTCGTATGGTctgggcatga